The Anopheles merus strain MAF unplaced genomic scaffold, AmerM5.1 LNR4000409, whole genome shotgun sequence genome includes a region encoding these proteins:
- the LOC121602322 gene encoding bifunctional 3'-phosphoadenosine 5'-phosphosulfate synthase-like isoform X1 has product MFVKRRKVANFNNNSFLGNSNYENGGDAGKIAAAAKTRCGKHKDCAGNVSPECLQVATNVTEQKHNVSREVRGQNLGLCRGFRGCTVWLTGLSGAGKTSIAFELEAYLVSKGIPAYGLDGDNIRTGLNKNLGFSQVDREENIRRVAEVAKLFADSGVVSICSFVSPFAEDREMARKIHKDADLKFFEIYIDTPLEVCETRDTKGLYKKARQGVIQGFTGVTQAYEAPDAPDLRVSTEGMTVRESTLKLIKLLESEAIIPKFLKEDEPLPELFVAESLKAALEAEAKTLPALALTEVELQWLQILAEGWAYPLKGFMREQEYLQALHFNCLLNEDETLRVNQSVPIVLSATEADKQRLEGVSALALQYGGRTVAVLRKPEFYYQRKEERCARQFGTSNRAHPYIKMIYESGDYLVGGEIEALERIQWNDGLDAYRLTPNELRQRFREIKADAVFAFQLRNPIHNGHALLMSDCRRQLLERGYKNPVLLLHPLGGWTKDDDVPLPVRMAQHQAVLDSGVLDRDHTVLAIFPSPMMYAGPTEVQWHAKARMNAGANHYIVGRDPAGMPHPDKDLYPDGNLYDGTHGSRVLKMAPGLDNIEILPFRVAAYDKSCSQMAFFDPARKQDFDFISGTRMRTLARNGENPPNGFMEPKAWQILAEYYQSLQKPQ; this is encoded by the exons ATGTTTGTAAAGCGAAGAAAAGTGGCCAACTTTAATAATAACTCCTTTCTCGGCAACTCCAATTACGAGAATGGTGGAGATGCGGGCAAGATTGCGGCTGCCGCGAAGACGCGCTGCGGCAAGCACAAGGACTGTGCCGGTAACGTTTCTCCCGAG TGCCTGCAGGTGGCGACGAACGTGACCGAGCAGAAGCACAACGTGTCACGGGAGGTGCGCGGCCAGAACCTTGGGCTGTGCAGGGGCTTCCGCGGCTGCACCGTCTGGCTGACGGGGCTGAGCGGCGCGGGCAAGACGTCGATCGCGTTCGAGCTGGAAGCGTACCTCGTGTCGAAGGGCATCCCGGCGTACGGGCTCGACGGGGACAACATCCGCACCGGGCTGAACAAAAACCTCGGCTTCTCGCAGGTCGACCGGGAGGAAAACATTCGCCGCGTGGCCGAGGTGGCGAAGCTGTTCGCCGACAGTGGCGTCGTGTCGATCTGCAGCTTCGTGTCGCCGTTCGCGGAGGATCGCGAGATGGCGCGCAAGATCCACAAGGATGCGGATTTGAAGTTTTTCGAGATCTACATCGACACGCCGCTGGAGGTGTGCGAGACGCGCGACACCAAGGGCCTGTACAAGAAGGCGCGCCAGGGCGTGATCCAGGGCTTTACGGGCGTGACGCAGGCGTACGAGGCGCCGGACGCACCGGATCTGCGCGTCAGCACGGAGGGCATGACGGTGCGCGAGTCCACGCTGAAGCTGATCAAGCTGCTGGAGAGCGAAGCGATCATACCGAAGTTCCTGAAGGAGGACGAACCGCTGCCGGAGCTGTTTGTGGCGGAAAGCCTCAAGGCGGCGCTGGAGGCGGAAGCGAAAACGCTGCCCGCGCTGGCGCTCACCGAGGTGGAGCTGCAGTGGCTCCAGATACTGGCCGAGGGGTGGGCCTACCCGCTGAAGGGGTTCATGCGCGAACAGGAGTACCTGCAGGCGCTGCACTTCAACTGTCTGCTGAACGAGGACGAAACGCTGCGCGTCAATCAGTCCGTCCCGATAGTGCTGTCCGCGACCGAGGCCGATAAGCAGCGGCTCGAGGGGGTCAGTGCACTTGCGCTGCAGTACGGCGGGCGCACGGTGGCGGTGTTGCGCAAGCCCGAGTTCTACTACCAGCGCAAGGAGGAGCGGTGCGCCCGGCAGTTCGGCACGAGCAATCGGGCCCATCCGTACATCAAGATGATCTACGAGTCGGGCGACTATCTGGTGGGGGGCGAGATCGAGGCACTGGAGCGCATCCAGTGGAACGACGGGCTGGACGCTTATCGGCTGACGCCGAACGAGCTGCGGCAAAGGTTCCGCGAGATCAAGGCGGACGCCGTGTTTGCCTTCCAGCTGCGCAATCCGATCCACAATGGGCACGCGCTGCTGATGAGCGACTGCCGGCGGCAGCTGCTCGAGCGCGGCTACAAGAacccggtgctgctgctgcacccgCTCGGTGGGTGGACGAAGGACGACGATGTGCCGCTGCCGGTGCGCATGGCCCAACACCAGGCGGTGCTGGATTCGGGCGTGCTCGATCGCGACCACACCGTGCTGGCCATCTTCCCGTCGCCCATGATGTATGCCGGCCCGACGGAGGTGCAATGGCATGCGAAGGCTC GAATGAATGCCGGTGCTAATCACTACATTGTTGGGCGCGATCCGGCCGGTATGCCGCACCCGGACAAGGACCTTTACCCCGATGGCAATCTGTACGACGGAACGCACGGTTCGCGTGTGCTCAAGATGGCCCCCGgattggacaacatagag ATTCTTCCCTTCCGTGTGGCCGCTTACGATAAGTCGTGCTCGCAGATGGCGTTCTTCGATCCGGCACGCAAGCAGGACTTCGATTTCATCTCCGGCACCCGAATGCGCACGCTGGCCCGCAACGGCGAGAATCCGCCCAACGGGTTCATGGAGCCGAAAGCGTGGCAGATTTTGGCCGAGTACTATCAGTCGCTGCAAAAGCCGCAGTAG
- the LOC121602322 gene encoding bifunctional 3'-phosphoadenosine 5'-phosphosulfate synthase-like isoform X2 translates to MPCGIRHVLKCRGANILPSFGGSCSSVQRYSRPYTMQQQQQQQQQEECLQVATNVTEQKHNVSREVRGQNLGLCRGFRGCTVWLTGLSGAGKTSIAFELEAYLVSKGIPAYGLDGDNIRTGLNKNLGFSQVDREENIRRVAEVAKLFADSGVVSICSFVSPFAEDREMARKIHKDADLKFFEIYIDTPLEVCETRDTKGLYKKARQGVIQGFTGVTQAYEAPDAPDLRVSTEGMTVRESTLKLIKLLESEAIIPKFLKEDEPLPELFVAESLKAALEAEAKTLPALALTEVELQWLQILAEGWAYPLKGFMREQEYLQALHFNCLLNEDETLRVNQSVPIVLSATEADKQRLEGVSALALQYGGRTVAVLRKPEFYYQRKEERCARQFGTSNRAHPYIKMIYESGDYLVGGEIEALERIQWNDGLDAYRLTPNELRQRFREIKADAVFAFQLRNPIHNGHALLMSDCRRQLLERGYKNPVLLLHPLGGWTKDDDVPLPVRMAQHQAVLDSGVLDRDHTVLAIFPSPMMYAGPTEVQWHAKARMNAGANHYIVGRDPAGMPHPDKDLYPDGNLYDGTHGSRVLKMAPGLDNIEILPFRVAAYDKSCSQMAFFDPARKQDFDFISGTRMRTLARNGENPPNGFMEPKAWQILAEYYQSLQKPQ, encoded by the exons ATGCCGTGCGGTATCCGTCATGTACTTAAGTGTCGTGGGGCGAACATTCTCCCGTCATTCGGTGGTAGTTGTTCGTCGGTTCAGCGTTATTCCCGACCGTAcacgatgcagcagcagcagcagcagcaacagcaggaaGAG TGCCTGCAGGTGGCGACGAACGTGACCGAGCAGAAGCACAACGTGTCACGGGAGGTGCGCGGCCAGAACCTTGGGCTGTGCAGGGGCTTCCGCGGCTGCACCGTCTGGCTGACGGGGCTGAGCGGCGCGGGCAAGACGTCGATCGCGTTCGAGCTGGAAGCGTACCTCGTGTCGAAGGGCATCCCGGCGTACGGGCTCGACGGGGACAACATCCGCACCGGGCTGAACAAAAACCTCGGCTTCTCGCAGGTCGACCGGGAGGAAAACATTCGCCGCGTGGCCGAGGTGGCGAAGCTGTTCGCCGACAGTGGCGTCGTGTCGATCTGCAGCTTCGTGTCGCCGTTCGCGGAGGATCGCGAGATGGCGCGCAAGATCCACAAGGATGCGGATTTGAAGTTTTTCGAGATCTACATCGACACGCCGCTGGAGGTGTGCGAGACGCGCGACACCAAGGGCCTGTACAAGAAGGCGCGCCAGGGCGTGATCCAGGGCTTTACGGGCGTGACGCAGGCGTACGAGGCGCCGGACGCACCGGATCTGCGCGTCAGCACGGAGGGCATGACGGTGCGCGAGTCCACGCTGAAGCTGATCAAGCTGCTGGAGAGCGAAGCGATCATACCGAAGTTCCTGAAGGAGGACGAACCGCTGCCGGAGCTGTTTGTGGCGGAAAGCCTCAAGGCGGCGCTGGAGGCGGAAGCGAAAACGCTGCCCGCGCTGGCGCTCACCGAGGTGGAGCTGCAGTGGCTCCAGATACTGGCCGAGGGGTGGGCCTACCCGCTGAAGGGGTTCATGCGCGAACAGGAGTACCTGCAGGCGCTGCACTTCAACTGTCTGCTGAACGAGGACGAAACGCTGCGCGTCAATCAGTCCGTCCCGATAGTGCTGTCCGCGACCGAGGCCGATAAGCAGCGGCTCGAGGGGGTCAGTGCACTTGCGCTGCAGTACGGCGGGCGCACGGTGGCGGTGTTGCGCAAGCCCGAGTTCTACTACCAGCGCAAGGAGGAGCGGTGCGCCCGGCAGTTCGGCACGAGCAATCGGGCCCATCCGTACATCAAGATGATCTACGAGTCGGGCGACTATCTGGTGGGGGGCGAGATCGAGGCACTGGAGCGCATCCAGTGGAACGACGGGCTGGACGCTTATCGGCTGACGCCGAACGAGCTGCGGCAAAGGTTCCGCGAGATCAAGGCGGACGCCGTGTTTGCCTTCCAGCTGCGCAATCCGATCCACAATGGGCACGCGCTGCTGATGAGCGACTGCCGGCGGCAGCTGCTCGAGCGCGGCTACAAGAacccggtgctgctgctgcacccgCTCGGTGGGTGGACGAAGGACGACGATGTGCCGCTGCCGGTGCGCATGGCCCAACACCAGGCGGTGCTGGATTCGGGCGTGCTCGATCGCGACCACACCGTGCTGGCCATCTTCCCGTCGCCCATGATGTATGCCGGCCCGACGGAGGTGCAATGGCATGCGAAGGCTC GAATGAATGCCGGTGCTAATCACTACATTGTTGGGCGCGATCCGGCCGGTATGCCGCACCCGGACAAGGACCTTTACCCCGATGGCAATCTGTACGACGGAACGCACGGTTCGCGTGTGCTCAAGATGGCCCCCGgattggacaacatagag ATTCTTCCCTTCCGTGTGGCCGCTTACGATAAGTCGTGCTCGCAGATGGCGTTCTTCGATCCGGCACGCAAGCAGGACTTCGATTTCATCTCCGGCACCCGAATGCGCACGCTGGCCCGCAACGGCGAGAATCCGCCCAACGGGTTCATGGAGCCGAAAGCGTGGCAGATTTTGGCCGAGTACTATCAGTCGCTGCAAAAGCCGCAGTAG
- the LOC121602322 gene encoding bifunctional 3'-phosphoadenosine 5'-phosphosulfate synthase-like isoform X3, giving the protein MSGEPEKATKKQKTCLQVATNVTEQKHNVSREVRGQNLGLCRGFRGCTVWLTGLSGAGKTSIAFELEAYLVSKGIPAYGLDGDNIRTGLNKNLGFSQVDREENIRRVAEVAKLFADSGVVSICSFVSPFAEDREMARKIHKDADLKFFEIYIDTPLEVCETRDTKGLYKKARQGVIQGFTGVTQAYEAPDAPDLRVSTEGMTVRESTLKLIKLLESEAIIPKFLKEDEPLPELFVAESLKAALEAEAKTLPALALTEVELQWLQILAEGWAYPLKGFMREQEYLQALHFNCLLNEDETLRVNQSVPIVLSATEADKQRLEGVSALALQYGGRTVAVLRKPEFYYQRKEERCARQFGTSNRAHPYIKMIYESGDYLVGGEIEALERIQWNDGLDAYRLTPNELRQRFREIKADAVFAFQLRNPIHNGHALLMSDCRRQLLERGYKNPVLLLHPLGGWTKDDDVPLPVRMAQHQAVLDSGVLDRDHTVLAIFPSPMMYAGPTEVQWHAKARMNAGANHYIVGRDPAGMPHPDKDLYPDGNLYDGTHGSRVLKMAPGLDNIEILPFRVAAYDKSCSQMAFFDPARKQDFDFISGTRMRTLARNGENPPNGFMEPKAWQILAEYYQSLQKPQ; this is encoded by the exons ATGAGCGGGGAACCGGAAAAGGCgacgaagaagcagaagacG TGCCTGCAGGTGGCGACGAACGTGACCGAGCAGAAGCACAACGTGTCACGGGAGGTGCGCGGCCAGAACCTTGGGCTGTGCAGGGGCTTCCGCGGCTGCACCGTCTGGCTGACGGGGCTGAGCGGCGCGGGCAAGACGTCGATCGCGTTCGAGCTGGAAGCGTACCTCGTGTCGAAGGGCATCCCGGCGTACGGGCTCGACGGGGACAACATCCGCACCGGGCTGAACAAAAACCTCGGCTTCTCGCAGGTCGACCGGGAGGAAAACATTCGCCGCGTGGCCGAGGTGGCGAAGCTGTTCGCCGACAGTGGCGTCGTGTCGATCTGCAGCTTCGTGTCGCCGTTCGCGGAGGATCGCGAGATGGCGCGCAAGATCCACAAGGATGCGGATTTGAAGTTTTTCGAGATCTACATCGACACGCCGCTGGAGGTGTGCGAGACGCGCGACACCAAGGGCCTGTACAAGAAGGCGCGCCAGGGCGTGATCCAGGGCTTTACGGGCGTGACGCAGGCGTACGAGGCGCCGGACGCACCGGATCTGCGCGTCAGCACGGAGGGCATGACGGTGCGCGAGTCCACGCTGAAGCTGATCAAGCTGCTGGAGAGCGAAGCGATCATACCGAAGTTCCTGAAGGAGGACGAACCGCTGCCGGAGCTGTTTGTGGCGGAAAGCCTCAAGGCGGCGCTGGAGGCGGAAGCGAAAACGCTGCCCGCGCTGGCGCTCACCGAGGTGGAGCTGCAGTGGCTCCAGATACTGGCCGAGGGGTGGGCCTACCCGCTGAAGGGGTTCATGCGCGAACAGGAGTACCTGCAGGCGCTGCACTTCAACTGTCTGCTGAACGAGGACGAAACGCTGCGCGTCAATCAGTCCGTCCCGATAGTGCTGTCCGCGACCGAGGCCGATAAGCAGCGGCTCGAGGGGGTCAGTGCACTTGCGCTGCAGTACGGCGGGCGCACGGTGGCGGTGTTGCGCAAGCCCGAGTTCTACTACCAGCGCAAGGAGGAGCGGTGCGCCCGGCAGTTCGGCACGAGCAATCGGGCCCATCCGTACATCAAGATGATCTACGAGTCGGGCGACTATCTGGTGGGGGGCGAGATCGAGGCACTGGAGCGCATCCAGTGGAACGACGGGCTGGACGCTTATCGGCTGACGCCGAACGAGCTGCGGCAAAGGTTCCGCGAGATCAAGGCGGACGCCGTGTTTGCCTTCCAGCTGCGCAATCCGATCCACAATGGGCACGCGCTGCTGATGAGCGACTGCCGGCGGCAGCTGCTCGAGCGCGGCTACAAGAacccggtgctgctgctgcacccgCTCGGTGGGTGGACGAAGGACGACGATGTGCCGCTGCCGGTGCGCATGGCCCAACACCAGGCGGTGCTGGATTCGGGCGTGCTCGATCGCGACCACACCGTGCTGGCCATCTTCCCGTCGCCCATGATGTATGCCGGCCCGACGGAGGTGCAATGGCATGCGAAGGCTC GAATGAATGCCGGTGCTAATCACTACATTGTTGGGCGCGATCCGGCCGGTATGCCGCACCCGGACAAGGACCTTTACCCCGATGGCAATCTGTACGACGGAACGCACGGTTCGCGTGTGCTCAAGATGGCCCCCGgattggacaacatagag ATTCTTCCCTTCCGTGTGGCCGCTTACGATAAGTCGTGCTCGCAGATGGCGTTCTTCGATCCGGCACGCAAGCAGGACTTCGATTTCATCTCCGGCACCCGAATGCGCACGCTGGCCCGCAACGGCGAGAATCCGCCCAACGGGTTCATGGAGCCGAAAGCGTGGCAGATTTTGGCCGAGTACTATCAGTCGCTGCAAAAGCCGCAGTAG
- the LOC121602315 gene encoding UTP--glucose-1-phosphate uridylyltransferase-like isoform X2 codes for MTGAIDLLLSVRGHQRIPSDTKEFHEATKRDALMRLKKDLDHLLETVEESRKTGVQKEMCGFEALYHRFLQEDGPSVEWDRIEKLPEEAVKDYSTLKLPQEAHIRDMLDKLVVVKLNGGLGTSMGCHGPKSVIPVRNDLTFLDMTVQQIEFLNKKYNANVPLVLMNSFNTDVDTEKVIRKYKGFQVQIYTFNQSCYPRISRDSLLPIAKDFDIENDIEAWYPPGHGDFYQSFQNSGLLRKFLEEGREYCFLSNIDNLGATVDIKILNRLIGDDRQGDKPIEFVMEVTDKTRADVKGGTLIHYENKLRLLEIAQVPKEHVDDFKSVKTFKFFNTNNIWARLESIERVLNAKTMNMEIIVNNKTLDNGIRVIQLETAVGAAMKCFDGGIGINVPRSRFLPVKKTSDLLLVMSNLYSLKYGSLVMSPQRMFPTTPLVKLGDNHFSKVKEFLSRFANIPDLIELDHLTVSGDVTFGRGVSLRGTVIIIANHGDRIDIPAGAILENKIVSGNMRILDH; via the exons ATGACCGGTGCCATCGATTTGCTGCTGAGC GTGCGCGGCCACCAGCGCATACCGTCGGACACGAAAGAGTTCCACGAAGCGACGAAGCGCGATGCCCTGATGCGCCTCAAGAAGGACCTGGACCATCTGCTGGAAACGGTCGAGGAGTCGCGCAAAACCGGCGTGCAGAAGGAGATGTGCGGGTTCGAGGCACTGTACCACCGGTTCCTGCAAGAGGATGGTCCGTCGGTCGAGTGGGATCGCATCGAGAAGCTGCCGGAGGAGGCGGTGAAGGACTACTCCACGCTGAAATTGCCCCAGGAGGCGCACATTCGCGACATGCTGGACAAGCTGGTCGTGGTGAAGCTGAACGGTGGTCTCGGCACGTCCATGGGATGCCACGGGCCGAAGAGTGTGATTCCGGTGCGCAACGATCTCACCTTTCTCGACATGACCGTGCAGCAGATCGAGTTTCTGAACAAAAAGTACAACGCCAACGTGCCGCTGGTGCTGATGAACTCGTTCAACACCGACGTCGACACGGAGAAGGTGATCCGCAAGTACAAGGGCTTCCAGGTGCAGATCTACACATTTAACCAAAGCTGCTATCCCCGCATCAGCCGGGACTCGCTGTTGCCGATTGCGAAGGATTTTGACATCGAGAATGATATTGAGGC ATGGTACCCACCTGGTCACGGTGATTTCTACCAGTCGTTCCAGAACTCGGGACTGCTGCGAAAGTTCCTCGAGGAGGGGCGCGAGTACTGCTTCCTGTCCAACATCGACAATCTGGGCGCAACGGTCGACATCAAGATACTGAACCGGCTCATCGGCGACGACCGGCAGGGCGATAAGCCGATCGAGTTCGTGATGGAGGTGACGGATAAGACGCGTGCCGACGTGAAGGGCGGTACGCTGATCCACTACGAGAACAAGCTGCGCCTGCTGGAGATTGCCCAGGTGCCGAAGGAGCACGTGGACGACTTCAAGTCGGTGAAGACGTTCAAGTTcttcaacaccaacaacatcTGGGCCCGGCTGGAGTCGATCGAGCGGGTACTGAACGCGAAGACAATGAACATGGAGATCATCGTGAACAACAAAACGCTCGACAATGGCATTCGCGTGATCCAGCTCGAGACGGCCGTCGGTGCGGCGATGAAGTGTTTCGACGGTGGTATCGGCATCAATGTGCCGCGATCGCGCTTCTTGCCGGTGAAGAAAACGTCCGACCTGCTGCTTGTCATGTCCAACCTGTACAGCCTGAAGTACGGCTCGCTGGTGATGTCCCCGCAGCGCATGTTCCCCACCACCCCGCTGGTGAAGCTGGGCGACAATCATTTCAGCAAGGTGAAGGAATTCCTCAGCCGCTTTGCCAATATACCCGACCTGATCGAGCTGGACCATCTGACCGTGTCGGGCGACGTGACGTTCGGGCGGGGGGTGTCGTTGCGTGGCacggtcatcatcatcgctaaCCATGGCGACCGTATCGATATTCCGGCCGGTGCAATCCTCGAGAACAAGATCGTGTCCGGCAACATGCGCATTCTGGATCATTAA
- the LOC121602315 gene encoding UTP--glucose-1-phosphate uridylyltransferase-like isoform X1 codes for MLGLQNSCIVLNAKAVNSDGGGGGGVADGGKVHFKMLNPCADIGQQVRGHQRIPSDTKEFHEATKRDALMRLKKDLDHLLETVEESRKTGVQKEMCGFEALYHRFLQEDGPSVEWDRIEKLPEEAVKDYSTLKLPQEAHIRDMLDKLVVVKLNGGLGTSMGCHGPKSVIPVRNDLTFLDMTVQQIEFLNKKYNANVPLVLMNSFNTDVDTEKVIRKYKGFQVQIYTFNQSCYPRISRDSLLPIAKDFDIENDIEAWYPPGHGDFYQSFQNSGLLRKFLEEGREYCFLSNIDNLGATVDIKILNRLIGDDRQGDKPIEFVMEVTDKTRADVKGGTLIHYENKLRLLEIAQVPKEHVDDFKSVKTFKFFNTNNIWARLESIERVLNAKTMNMEIIVNNKTLDNGIRVIQLETAVGAAMKCFDGGIGINVPRSRFLPVKKTSDLLLVMSNLYSLKYGSLVMSPQRMFPTTPLVKLGDNHFSKVKEFLSRFANIPDLIELDHLTVSGDVTFGRGVSLRGTVIIIANHGDRIDIPAGAILENKIVSGNMRILDH; via the exons ATGCTGGGGCTACAGAATTCGTGCATCGTGCTCAACGCCAAGGCAGTCAACAGtgatggcggcggtggtggtggcgtggCCGATGGGGGAAAagtgcattttaaaatgctcaATCCATGTGCCGACATTGGGCAGCAG GTGCGCGGCCACCAGCGCATACCGTCGGACACGAAAGAGTTCCACGAAGCGACGAAGCGCGATGCCCTGATGCGCCTCAAGAAGGACCTGGACCATCTGCTGGAAACGGTCGAGGAGTCGCGCAAAACCGGCGTGCAGAAGGAGATGTGCGGGTTCGAGGCACTGTACCACCGGTTCCTGCAAGAGGATGGTCCGTCGGTCGAGTGGGATCGCATCGAGAAGCTGCCGGAGGAGGCGGTGAAGGACTACTCCACGCTGAAATTGCCCCAGGAGGCGCACATTCGCGACATGCTGGACAAGCTGGTCGTGGTGAAGCTGAACGGTGGTCTCGGCACGTCCATGGGATGCCACGGGCCGAAGAGTGTGATTCCGGTGCGCAACGATCTCACCTTTCTCGACATGACCGTGCAGCAGATCGAGTTTCTGAACAAAAAGTACAACGCCAACGTGCCGCTGGTGCTGATGAACTCGTTCAACACCGACGTCGACACGGAGAAGGTGATCCGCAAGTACAAGGGCTTCCAGGTGCAGATCTACACATTTAACCAAAGCTGCTATCCCCGCATCAGCCGGGACTCGCTGTTGCCGATTGCGAAGGATTTTGACATCGAGAATGATATTGAGGC ATGGTACCCACCTGGTCACGGTGATTTCTACCAGTCGTTCCAGAACTCGGGACTGCTGCGAAAGTTCCTCGAGGAGGGGCGCGAGTACTGCTTCCTGTCCAACATCGACAATCTGGGCGCAACGGTCGACATCAAGATACTGAACCGGCTCATCGGCGACGACCGGCAGGGCGATAAGCCGATCGAGTTCGTGATGGAGGTGACGGATAAGACGCGTGCCGACGTGAAGGGCGGTACGCTGATCCACTACGAGAACAAGCTGCGCCTGCTGGAGATTGCCCAGGTGCCGAAGGAGCACGTGGACGACTTCAAGTCGGTGAAGACGTTCAAGTTcttcaacaccaacaacatcTGGGCCCGGCTGGAGTCGATCGAGCGGGTACTGAACGCGAAGACAATGAACATGGAGATCATCGTGAACAACAAAACGCTCGACAATGGCATTCGCGTGATCCAGCTCGAGACGGCCGTCGGTGCGGCGATGAAGTGTTTCGACGGTGGTATCGGCATCAATGTGCCGCGATCGCGCTTCTTGCCGGTGAAGAAAACGTCCGACCTGCTGCTTGTCATGTCCAACCTGTACAGCCTGAAGTACGGCTCGCTGGTGATGTCCCCGCAGCGCATGTTCCCCACCACCCCGCTGGTGAAGCTGGGCGACAATCATTTCAGCAAGGTGAAGGAATTCCTCAGCCGCTTTGCCAATATACCCGACCTGATCGAGCTGGACCATCTGACCGTGTCGGGCGACGTGACGTTCGGGCGGGGGGTGTCGTTGCGTGGCacggtcatcatcatcgctaaCCATGGCGACCGTATCGATATTCCGGCCGGTGCAATCCTCGAGAACAAGATCGTGTCCGGCAACATGCGCATTCTGGATCATTAA
- the LOC121602315 gene encoding UTP--glucose-1-phosphate uridylyltransferase-like isoform X3 — protein MLNIPNEKVRGHQRIPSDTKEFHEATKRDALMRLKKDLDHLLETVEESRKTGVQKEMCGFEALYHRFLQEDGPSVEWDRIEKLPEEAVKDYSTLKLPQEAHIRDMLDKLVVVKLNGGLGTSMGCHGPKSVIPVRNDLTFLDMTVQQIEFLNKKYNANVPLVLMNSFNTDVDTEKVIRKYKGFQVQIYTFNQSCYPRISRDSLLPIAKDFDIENDIEAWYPPGHGDFYQSFQNSGLLRKFLEEGREYCFLSNIDNLGATVDIKILNRLIGDDRQGDKPIEFVMEVTDKTRADVKGGTLIHYENKLRLLEIAQVPKEHVDDFKSVKTFKFFNTNNIWARLESIERVLNAKTMNMEIIVNNKTLDNGIRVIQLETAVGAAMKCFDGGIGINVPRSRFLPVKKTSDLLLVMSNLYSLKYGSLVMSPQRMFPTTPLVKLGDNHFSKVKEFLSRFANIPDLIELDHLTVSGDVTFGRGVSLRGTVIIIANHGDRIDIPAGAILENKIVSGNMRILDH, from the exons ATGCTGAATATTCCCAACGAAAAG GTGCGCGGCCACCAGCGCATACCGTCGGACACGAAAGAGTTCCACGAAGCGACGAAGCGCGATGCCCTGATGCGCCTCAAGAAGGACCTGGACCATCTGCTGGAAACGGTCGAGGAGTCGCGCAAAACCGGCGTGCAGAAGGAGATGTGCGGGTTCGAGGCACTGTACCACCGGTTCCTGCAAGAGGATGGTCCGTCGGTCGAGTGGGATCGCATCGAGAAGCTGCCGGAGGAGGCGGTGAAGGACTACTCCACGCTGAAATTGCCCCAGGAGGCGCACATTCGCGACATGCTGGACAAGCTGGTCGTGGTGAAGCTGAACGGTGGTCTCGGCACGTCCATGGGATGCCACGGGCCGAAGAGTGTGATTCCGGTGCGCAACGATCTCACCTTTCTCGACATGACCGTGCAGCAGATCGAGTTTCTGAACAAAAAGTACAACGCCAACGTGCCGCTGGTGCTGATGAACTCGTTCAACACCGACGTCGACACGGAGAAGGTGATCCGCAAGTACAAGGGCTTCCAGGTGCAGATCTACACATTTAACCAAAGCTGCTATCCCCGCATCAGCCGGGACTCGCTGTTGCCGATTGCGAAGGATTTTGACATCGAGAATGATATTGAGGC ATGGTACCCACCTGGTCACGGTGATTTCTACCAGTCGTTCCAGAACTCGGGACTGCTGCGAAAGTTCCTCGAGGAGGGGCGCGAGTACTGCTTCCTGTCCAACATCGACAATCTGGGCGCAACGGTCGACATCAAGATACTGAACCGGCTCATCGGCGACGACCGGCAGGGCGATAAGCCGATCGAGTTCGTGATGGAGGTGACGGATAAGACGCGTGCCGACGTGAAGGGCGGTACGCTGATCCACTACGAGAACAAGCTGCGCCTGCTGGAGATTGCCCAGGTGCCGAAGGAGCACGTGGACGACTTCAAGTCGGTGAAGACGTTCAAGTTcttcaacaccaacaacatcTGGGCCCGGCTGGAGTCGATCGAGCGGGTACTGAACGCGAAGACAATGAACATGGAGATCATCGTGAACAACAAAACGCTCGACAATGGCATTCGCGTGATCCAGCTCGAGACGGCCGTCGGTGCGGCGATGAAGTGTTTCGACGGTGGTATCGGCATCAATGTGCCGCGATCGCGCTTCTTGCCGGTGAAGAAAACGTCCGACCTGCTGCTTGTCATGTCCAACCTGTACAGCCTGAAGTACGGCTCGCTGGTGATGTCCCCGCAGCGCATGTTCCCCACCACCCCGCTGGTGAAGCTGGGCGACAATCATTTCAGCAAGGTGAAGGAATTCCTCAGCCGCTTTGCCAATATACCCGACCTGATCGAGCTGGACCATCTGACCGTGTCGGGCGACGTGACGTTCGGGCGGGGGGTGTCGTTGCGTGGCacggtcatcatcatcgctaaCCATGGCGACCGTATCGATATTCCGGCCGGTGCAATCCTCGAGAACAAGATCGTGTCCGGCAACATGCGCATTCTGGATCATTAA